Proteins encoded within one genomic window of Sulfolobales archaeon:
- a CDS encoding triphosphoribosyl-dephospho-CoA synthase — translation MRYNDIRERLFIEVSVLLASGLSIEASVHKPGTTSPLKPGKDMYHHGFIIASSMISHAIQILMERAYQSSRCTDIGEGVKLLYEYGERIHGMGNLHLGFSILITPIALGFVNMYRRYENEDLESLKEALKNIDPLINESYDYLRVCGKISRAKPVLEIIKRISRDKIAIHSGPTPDVFNEDGEESIWNLIVHGRKVDLILLELYEKYRRTSMISKELKETLDKDLYKKIFNLFIDLSSSYIDTHIARRKSFLRAFIYRDSITYCISLENEEKKDTCIKALDQILRERNINPGSIADIIATAISLSNLAKHITHDPANS, via the coding sequence ATGAGATACAATGATATAAGAGAAAGGCTCTTTATAGAGGTCTCTGTTTTACTAGCATCAGGACTATCTATAGAAGCATCGGTCCACAAACCTGGAACAACCAGTCCTCTTAAACCGGGTAAAGACATGTATCATCATGGATTCATAATAGCATCATCCATGATCTCTCACGCTATACAAATTCTTATGGAGAGAGCTTACCAGAGTAGCAGATGTACTGACATAGGGGAGGGTGTGAAACTTCTCTACGAATATGGTGAGAGAATACATGGTATGGGTAATCTACATCTGGGTTTCAGCATTCTTATAACACCCATAGCACTAGGTTTTGTTAATATGTATAGAAGATATGAGAATGAAGATCTAGAATCTTTGAAAGAAGCCTTGAAAAATATAGATCCTCTGATCAATGAATCATATGATTATCTAAGAGTTTGCGGAAAGATCTCTAGAGCTAAACCTGTTCTAGAGATCATCAAAAGAATCTCTAGAGATAAGATTGCAATTCACTCAGGACCTACTCCAGATGTATTTAATGAGGATGGCGAGGAAAGCATATGGAATCTTATAGTACATGGTAGGAAGGTAGATCTAATTCTTCTAGAACTATACGAGAAATATAGAAGAACAAGTATGATCTCGAAAGAACTTAAAGAAACTCTAGATAAGGATCTTTATAAAAAGATCTTCAATTTATTTATCGATCTCTCAAGCTCCTACATAGATACGCATATAGCTCGAAGGAAAAGTTTTCTGAGAGCATTCATCTACAGAGATTCAATAACCTATTGTATCTCTCTAGAGAATGAGGAGAAAAAAGATACATGCATCAAAGCTTTAGATCAGATCCTTAGAGAAAGAAATATAAACCCTGGCTCCATAGCTGATATTATTGCAACGGCTATCTCACTAAGTAATCTAGCTAAACATATCACACATGACCCTGCTAATAGCTGA
- a CDS encoding phosphoribosyltransferase family protein, which translates to MMRDLRDVAREILIIVKRYMKYKDLYKYTGLPPPVLWRYISNNMRPSHERAEKILSSLVENGVLRSIISRHIRLIGRNIVNIFDLVYNKDLVRLAAYEAYYYFRNSDIDAVATVEIDGIPLATVLSALFDINMIVAKRRKELGHEEFYEETYLLRDPPVLTSIYVPKDLIPKNSKILIVDDLLRSGRTLASLINIIKEARAVPRGVFSIVAVGSDWMEIVRRFSIDKVHVMVHLPE; encoded by the coding sequence ATGATGAGAGATTTAAGAGATGTGGCAAGAGAGATTCTAATTATAGTTAAGAGATATATGAAGTATAAGGATCTCTACAAGTACACGGGTTTACCCCCTCCAGTTCTGTGGAGATATATCTCTAACAATATGAGACCAAGTCATGAAAGAGCTGAGAAGATCTTATCATCATTGGTAGAGAATGGAGTTTTAAGAAGTATCATATCTAGACATATAAGGCTGATTGGTAGAAATATTGTGAACATATTCGATCTGGTATATAACAAGGATCTTGTTAGACTAGCCGCTTACGAGGCGTACTACTACTTTAGAAACTCAGATATTGATGCTGTGGCAACGGTAGAGATCGATGGAATACCTCTTGCAACTGTTCTATCGGCGCTATTTGACATAAATATGATAGTTGCTAAGAGAAGGAAAGAATTAGGTCATGAAGAGTTCTATGAGGAAACATATCTTTTAAGAGATCCACCTGTTCTAACCTCGATATATGTTCCGAAAGATCTCATTCCTAAAAATTCGAAAATACTCATAGTAGATGATCTTTTGAGAAGTGGAAGAACTCTGGCGTCGCTCATCAACATAATTAAAGAAGCAAGAGCTGTTCCAAGAGGTGTGTTTTCAATAGTAGCAGTGGGAAGCGATTGGATGGAGATTGTCAGAAGATTCTCTATCGATAAGGTTCACGTAATGGTTCACCTGCCTGAGTGA